Below is a genomic region from Candidatus Krumholzibacteriota bacterium.
GGGGAAAGAGCCGCCGGCACGGAGATCGCGGGAAGACCGGCGATGTTGGCCGCGGTCGTGAAGATATCCGAGAGATACATCGCGATCGGGTCGTCTACCCGCTCGCCGAGCCGGAACGCGGGGGTCGGCGAGGTGGGAAGCGCGATCAGGTCGAGATCCTCGAACAGGCGCTCGTATCTCTCGCACATCATCGCTTTCACCCGCTGCGCCTTGGCGTAGTAGGCGTCGTAGTAGCCGGCCGAGAGGACGTAGGTGCCGAGAAGCACGCGGCGTTTGACCTCGTCGCCGAAACCCTCGCCGCGTGTATTCTCGTACATCCCGGCGAGGTCTCTGCCCTCGACGCGGAGGCCGTACTTCACGCCGTCGTACCGCGCGAGGTTCGACGAGGCTTCCGCGTTCGCCAGCACGTAATAGCAGGCGATCGAGACCTCCGGGTCGGGGAGGACGACCTCCTCGACCGTCGCCCCGTCCGCCTCCATGCCGTCGAAGGCGCGACGGGCGGCATCCCTGACGCAGGCGTCCATCTCCCAGTCGCCGAGCGCCGCCGGACAACCCACCCGGAGACCCGCGAACCCCTCCTCGATCGAGGAGAGCAGGTCGGGTGCGCCTCCCGGGATCGTCGTCGCGTCGCGCGGATCGTGCCCGCCGATCGCCTGCATGGCGATGGCGCAATCGCGCACCGACCGCGCGAAGGGACCGATCTGGTCGAGGCTGCTGGCGAAGGCGATCAGCCCGTACCTGGACACCCGGCCGTAGGTGCCCTTGAGCCCGACGACGCCGCAGAAGCTCGCCGGCTGCCTGATCGATCCGCCGGTGTCCGAACCGAGGGCGATCGCCGCCATCTCCCCCGCCACCGCCGCGGCCGAACCGCCGCTCGACCCGCCGGGAGCACAGGCCGGGTTCCAGGGATTGCCCGTCGGGCCGAACGCCGAGTTCTCGGTTGAGGATCCCATCGCGAATTCGTCGAGATTCGTCTTGCCGACGATGATGGCGCCCGCGTCACGGAGACGCTCGACGACCGTCGCGTCGTAGGGAGGACGGTATCCTTCGAGGATGCGCGACGCCGCCGTGGTCGGAAGCCCCCGCGTGCAGATGTTGTCCT
It encodes:
- the gatA gene encoding Asp-tRNA(Asn)/Glu-tRNA(Gln) amidotransferase subunit GatA, which produces MKGGKPDGLTGLTIEQLGEGYQRGDFSPTDVVCAYLARIEQTDGVIGAFLSVLGEHALGEASALERGGYDGRPLWGVPVAVKDNICTRGLPTTAASRILEGYRPPYDATVVERLRDAGAIIVGKTNLDEFAMGSSTENSAFGPTGNPWNPACAPGGSSGGSAAAVAGEMAAIALGSDTGGSIRQPASFCGVVGLKGTYGRVSRYGLIAFASSLDQIGPFARSVRDCAIAMQAIGGHDPRDATTIPGGAPDLLSSIEEGFAGLRVGCPAALGDWEMDACVRDAARRAFDGMEADGATVEEVVLPDPEVSIACYYVLANAEASSNLARYDGVKYGLRVEGRDLAGMYENTRGEGFGDEVKRRVLLGTYVLSAGYYDAYYAKAQRVKAMMCERYERLFEDLDLIALPTSPTPAFRLGERVDDPIAMYLSDIFTTAANIAGLPAISVPAALSPDGLPLGMQLVAAAGREDLLMRGARAMERIFRFRETHPRPGGDAS